In Siniperca chuatsi isolate FFG_IHB_CAS linkage group LG20, ASM2008510v1, whole genome shotgun sequence, the following proteins share a genomic window:
- the twnk gene encoding twinkle protein, mitochondrial, whose translation MWRSLLLKGTTCLLQVAAPRLLHQRHFSPLCVRLLTQRLLHRPPETPCGLELRGKGYFLAHSGTRAYKKDAKSTVEFPVSPITVTDIKQYLRSKDIPFHDGYSCLHIPSIFVDSSARKDSFSLFIDKTTGQFLCKDTLVEGSWEDLQDCLEVMQKEGQDVLSPNVLLGYPESVEEQEERERELREVQRIWSSSVPFSDVPEDEAQLIKTMFQITKVSNATLKKFGVRLFKPTKSLVFPWFGGPDASLKGVKLLSAQSTDTEKVTYNEATVPKCNSYYNLFGLPLVARMDSEVVLTGHELDTLAVSQATGLPSVALPRGVSCLPPILLPYLEQFKRVTLWLGGDIRSWEASKIFSRKLGLRRCSLVRPGEYRPCPVEALAQGKNFSHIIKSSIPAAHKSIVSFKQLREDVFGELVNTEQVAGVKWTRFLELNRILKGHRKGELTVFTGPTGSGKTTFISEVALDLCMQGVNTLWGSFEINNVRLAKIMLTQFAMQRLEENLEQYDFWADKFEELPLYFMTFHGQQNIKTVLDTMQHAVYLYDINHVVIDNLQFMMGQENLSVDKFAVQDHIIGAFRKFATNSSCHVTLIIHPRKEEDDRELQTASIFGSAKASQEADNVLILQEKKLVTCPGRRSLQVTKNRFDGDVGIFPLDFIKSSLTFSAPVKGKHKLRKVTTKPENEAVEEVEEVEVAVKKEEVKKEKAAKTTKTPRTIKNPATGNESMQK comes from the exons ATGTGGAGGAGCTTGCTCCTGAAGGGCACCACCTGTCTCTTGCAGGTGGCAGCCCCGAGGCTTCTCCACCAAAGACACTTTTCACCCCTCTGTGTGAGACTTCTCACTCAGAGGCTCCTCCACAGGCCTCCTGAGACTCCATGTGGTTTAGAGCTTCGGGGTAAAGGCTACTTCCTGGCACACAGTGGGACCAGGGCTTATAAAAAGGATGCTAAGTCTACTGTAGAGTTTCCTGTGAGCCCCatcacagtcacagacatcaaaCAGTATCTGCGCTCCAAAGACATTCCCTTCCACGATGGCTACAGCTGCCTCCACATCCCGAGCATCTTTGTCGATTCGTCTGCCAGGAAGGACAGCTTCTCCTTGTTCATCGACAAAACCACTGGACAGTTTCTGTGTAAAGACACGCTGGTGGAAGGGAGCTGGGAGGATCTCCAGGACTGTCTGGAGGTGATGCAGAAGGAGGGGCAGGACGTCCTCAGCCCTAATGTGCTGCTGGGATATCCAGAGAgtgtggaggagcaggaggagagggagagagagctgaGGGAGGTGCAGAGGATCTGGTCTAGCTCTGTTCCCTTCAGTGACGTCCCTGAGGACGAGGCTCAGTTGATTAAAACCATGTTCCAG aTCACAAAGGTCTCTAATGCAACCCTCAAGAAGTTTGGCGTGAGGCTCTTCAAGCCTACCAAGAGTTTGGTTTTCCCCTGGTTTGGTGGACCCGACGCCTCCTTAAAGGGGGTGAAGCTTCTCTCCGCCCAAAGCACCGACACTGAGAAAGTTACTTATAATGAAGCTACAGTCCCAAAGTGTAATTCTTACTACAACCTGTTTGGCCTCCCCCTGGTGGCCCGTATGGATTCGGAGGTGGTGCTGACTGGACATGAGCTGGACACTCTGGCTGTGAGCCAGGCCACAGGACTCCCCAGTGTTGCTCTTCCACGTGGGGTCAGCTGCCTGCCACCGATCCTGCTGCCTTACCTGGAACAGTTCAAGCGTGTGACGCTGTGGCTGGGAGGCGATATTCGCTCCTGGGAGGCGTCAAAGATCTTTTCACGCAAGCTAGGTCTGAGGCGCTGCTCGCTGGTGCGGCCCGGGGAGTACCGGCCATGTCCCGTGGAGGCACTGGCCCAGGGGAAGAACTTCAGCCACATCATCAAATCCTCCATCCCAGCGGCCCATAAGTCCATAGTGTCCTTCAAGCAGCTCAGAGAGGACGTGTTCGGGGAGCTGGTGAACACAGAGCAGGTGGCTGGAGTGAAGTGGACGAGGTTTCTGGAGCTCAACAGGATCCTGAAGGGACACCGCAAGGGGGAGCTGACTGTTTTCACAG GTCCTACTGGCAGTGGGAAGACCACCTTTATCAGTGAGGTTGCCCTGGACCTTTGCATGCAGGGCGTCAACACATTATGGGGCAGCTTTGAGATCAACAACGTGCGTCTGGCTAAGATCATGTTGACACAGTTTGCCATGCAGAGGCTCGAGGAAAACCTGGAGCAGTACGACTTCTGGGCAGACAAGTTTGAAGAGCTGCCACTCTACTTTATGACGTTCCACGGACAGCAAAACATCAA GACAGTTCTGGACACTATGCAACATGCTGTCTACCTATATGATATCAACCACGTCGTTATTGACAACCTGCAGTTCATGATGGGGCAGGAAAACCTCTCAGTAGACAA GTTTGCAGTCCAGGACCACATTATCGGAGCATTCAGGAAGTTTGCCACCAACAGCAGCTGCCATGTCACTCTGATCATTCACCCCAGGAAAGAGGAGGATGACCGAGAACTGCAAACAGCATCCATCTTTGGTTCAGCAAAG GCCAGCCAAGAAGCCGACAACGTCCTCATtctgcaggagaagaagctgGTGACGTGTCCCGGTCGTAGGTCCCTGCAGGTGACCAAGAACCGTTTTGACGGAGACGTCGGCATCTTCCCCCTGGATTTCATCAAGTCGTCGCTCACTTTCTCTGCTCCCGTCAAGGGCAAGCACAAGCTGAGGAAGGTCACCACCAAGCCAGAAAACGAAGCGGTCGAGGAGGTCGAGGAGGTCGAGGTGGCGGTGAAGAAGGAAGaggttaaaaaagagaaagcggccaaaacaacaaagactCCACGAACTATTAAGAATCCTGCAACtggaaatgaaagcatgcagaagtaa
- the mrpl43 gene encoding 39S ribosomal protein L43, mitochondrial translates to MTSRGTPSRFLQSVLQNGVGRYVCQLKRISIIFSKNAQSSLGVREFIEEGVVDYAKKNPATVVYVSPQACRIPKIVAEYLNGNVREEIVTSKTSPQISELLTKLTNQSGLDVIRIRKPFHTDNPSIQGQWHPFTNRPLSIGPIRPQKQNSE, encoded by the exons ATGACATCCAGAGGGACGCCGAGTCGGTTCCTTCAAAGCGTTCTTCAGAACGGTGTCGGTCGGTATGTCTGCCAGCTGAAACGGATCTCCATCATCTTCTCCAAAAATGCACAGAGCTCGTTGGGagtcag GGAGTTTATTGAAGAGGGAGTGGTGGATTATGCCAAGAAGAACCCTGCAACTGTCGTGTATGTGTCTCCTCAGGCATGCAGGATACCcaaaatagttgcagaataCT TAAACGGCAACGTGAGGGAAGAAATCGTCACAAGCAAAACATCTCCGCAGATTTCAGAGCTCTTGACCAAGCTGACCAATCAGTCTGGCCTGGACGTCATCCGCATCCGCAAGCCCTTCCACACAGACAACCCCAGTATCCAGGGCCAGTGGCACCCATTCACCAACCGGCCCCTGTCTATCGGCCCCATCAGGCCACAGAAACAGAACTCCGAATAA